The following proteins are co-located in the Vigna unguiculata cultivar IT97K-499-35 chromosome 9, ASM411807v1, whole genome shotgun sequence genome:
- the LOC114196114 gene encoding long chain acyl-CoA synthetase 9, chloroplastic-like: MNAYIFGIVVPLLVILFRSRSSIKRRGLPADVGGERGLTLRNHRFTTPLTSAWEGVTTLAELFERACSEHHDRLLLGTRELITREIEVSRDGRSFEKLHLGDYRWLTYGKVFQSVTSFASGLALLGHRREERVAIFADTRDRWFIALQGCFRRNVTVVTIYSSLGEEALCHSLNETDVTTVICGRKELTSLVHISGQLDSVKRVICMDDKIPSDLSAQTGWEITSFSDVERLGRDNPVEADLPLSADVAVIMYTSGSTGLPKGVMMTHGNVLATVSSVMIIVPNLGPKDVYLAYLPMAHILELVAENLIAAVGGSIGYGTPLTLTDTSNKIMRGKRGDATALMPTVMAAVPAILDRVREGVLKKVNAKGGMSKKLFYLAFARRLHALNGGWFGAWGLEKALWNLLVFKKVQAILGGRIRFILCGGAPLSGDTQRFINICLGAPIGQGYGLTETCAGGTFSDFDDTSVGRVGPPIPCSYIKLIDWPEGGYSTNDMPMPRGEIVVGGANVSLGYFKNEEKTRESYKVDERGVRWFYTGDIGRFHKDGCIEIIDRKKDIVKLQHGEYVSLGKVEAALSTSPYVSNIMLHADPFHSYCVALVSVSRPALDQWASYQGIAYCSFSELCEEEETVNEVHASLVKEAKKARLEKFEIPAKITCLSEPWTPESGLVTAALKLKREVIRKTFQEELAKLYASD; the protein is encoded by the exons ATGAATGCCTATATTTTCGGTATCGTCGTTCCTCTCCTCGTCATCCTCTTCCGCAGCCGCAGTTCCATCAAGCGCCGCGGCCTCCCAGCTGACGTTGGCGGCGAGCGCGGCCTCACGCTGCGGAACCACCGCTTCACTACGCCGCTCACTTCTGCCTGGGAGGGCGTCACGACCCTGGCGGAGCTCTTCGAGCGCGCATGCAGTGAGCATCATGACCGTTTGCTGCTCGGTACGCGCGAGCTGATCACGCGTGAAATTGAGGTCTCTCGTGATGGTAGAAGCTTCGAGAAGCTTCACCTCGGGGACTACCGGTGGCTTACTTACGGGAAAGTCTTCCAATCCGTCACGAGTTTCGCTTCCGGTTTGGCGTTGCTCGGTCATCGCAGGGAAGAGCGCGTGGCTATATTCGCTGATACCAGAGATCGTTGGTTTATTGCACTGCAG GGATGCTTCAGGAGGAATGTGACAGTTGTGACCATATATTCGTCGTTGGGAGAGGAAGCTTTGTGTCACTCGTTGAATGAG ACAGATGTCACAACAGTGATTTGTGGGCGCAAAGAATTGACATCACTAGTACATATCAGTGGTCAACTTGATTCTGTGAAACGTGTTATATGCATGGATGACAAAATTCCATCTGATTTGTCTGCTCAGACTGGATGGGAAATCACTTCCTTTTCTGACGTTGAGAGGCTTGGTAGAGACAATCCTGTAGAGGCTGATTTACCCCTTTCAGCCGATGTTGCAGTTATAATGTACACAAGTGGAAGTACAGGATTACCCAAG GGTGTAATGATGACACATGGCAATGTCTTGGCAACAGTCTCTTCGGTAATGATTATAGTTCCTAACCTTGGGCCAAAGGATGTCTATCTTGCCTACTTACCGATGGCTCACATCCTTGAATTAGTAGCTGAG aatttgaTTGCAGCTGTTGGAGGTAGTATAGGATATGGAACTCCCTTGACTTTAACTGATAcatcaaacaaaataatgagGGGGAAAAGGGGGGATGCCACTGCATTGATGCCAACTGTGATGGCAGCTGTACCAGCAATTCTTGATCGTGTACGCGAAGGAGTGCTCAAGAAG GTAAATGCAAAAGGAGGAATGTCAaagaaattgttttatttggCCTTTGCACGAAGGTTGCATGCACTTAATGGTGGCTGGTTTGGGGCTTGGGGCTTAGAAAAAGCTCTGTGGAATCTTCTTGTGTTCAAGAAGGTTCAAGCAATTTTGGGTGGTCGCATTCGGTTTATACTGTGTGGTGGTGCTCCACTTTCTGGTGACACCCAAAGATTCATCAACATTTGTCTTGG TGCTCCAATAGGTCAAGGATATGGTCTCACTGAGACGTGTGCTGGTGGGACATTCTCTGATTTCGACGATACGTCTGTGGGCCGTGTTGGGCCACCTATTCCTTGCTCATATATTAAA CTAATTGACTGGCCCGAAGGTGGATATTCAACTAATGACATGCCCATGCCTCGTGGTGAAATTGTGGTTGGCGGTGCAAATGTCAGTCTTGGCTACttcaaaaatgaagaaaaaacaagagaATCTTACAAG GTTGATGAAAGAGGAGTAAGGTGGTTCTACACTGGTGACATTGGGAGATTCCATAAAGATGGTTGCATTGAGATCATTGATCGGAAAAAGGACATAGTTAAACTACAGCATGGAGAATATGTGTCCTTGGGAAAG GTGGAGGCAGCTCTTTCTACCAGTCCCTACGTCTCCAATATCATGTTGCATGCTGACCCTTTTCATAGCTACTGTGTGGCACTTGTGTCAGTTTCTCGTCCGGCATTGGATCAATGGGCTTCATACCAAGGAATTGCTTATTGTAGTTTTTCAGAACTGTGCGAGGAAGAAGAAACTGTGAACGAGGTGCATGCATCACTTGTAAAG GAAGCAAAGAAGGCTCGTTTGGAAAAGTTTGAAATTCCTGCAAAAATTACTTGCCTTTCTGAGCCATGGACTCCTGAAAGTGGCCTAGTCACTGCAGCTCTTAAGCTCAAGAGAGAGGTAATTAGAAAGACTTTTCAAGAGGAGCTTGCAAAGTTATATGCCTCCGACTAG